In Camarhynchus parvulus chromosome Z, STF_HiC, whole genome shotgun sequence, a genomic segment contains:
- the RAD1 gene encoding cell cycle checkpoint protein RAD1, which produces MPFSAQPPASGERYALSASLDNARHLSSLLRAVHFQDHATCLATASGLRVTVEDAKCIQANAFIQAEIFQEFSVQEESVTFRISLSVLLDCLTIFGTSSLPGTSTALRLCYRGYGYPLMLFLEEGGVVTVCKINTQEPEELLDFDFCSTKVVNKIILQSEGLREAFAELDMTSEVLQITMSPDKPYFRLSTFGNAGSAHLDYPRDSDLMEAFHCNQTQTNRYKISLLKPSTKALALSCKVSIRTDAQGFLSLQYMIRNEDGQICFVEYYCCPDENVTEAEL; this is translated from the exons ATGCCGTTCTCGGCGCAGCCGCCCGCCAGCGGCGAGCGCTACGCGCTGTCGGCCAGCCTGGACAATGCCCGGCACCTGTCCAGCCTCCTGCGGGCCGTGCACTTCCAGGACCACGCCACCTGCCTCGCCACGGCCAGCGGGCTGCGCGTCACCGTGGAGGATGCCAAGTGTATCCAGGCCAACGCCTTCATCCAG GCAgaaatttttcaggaattttctgtTCAGGAGGAGTCTGTGACATTCCGGATCAGTTTGTCTGTTCTTCTGGACTGCCTCACCATTTTTGGAACCAGCTCCTTGCCAG GAACATCAACGGCTCTTAGATTGTGTTACCGTGGTTATGGGTATCCCCTGATGCTGTTCTTGGAAGAAGGAGGAGTGGTAACAGTGTGCAAAATCAACACTCAAGAACCTGAGGAGTTGTTAGATTTTGATTTCTGCAGTACAAAGGTTGTTAATAAAATTATCCTGCAGTCGGAGGGACTGCGAGAGGCATTTGCTGAACTGGACATGACCAGTGAGGTTCTGCAGATTACCATGTCTCCAGATAAACCCTACTTCAG GTTATCCACTTTTGGAAATGCTGGAAGTGCACATCTAGACTACCCTAGGGACTCTGATTTGATGGAAGCATTCCACTGTAACCAGACCCAGACAAACAG gTACAAGATTTCTTTGCTTAAACCATCCACAAAGGCACTGGCTTTGTCTTGCAAAGTGTCCATTCGAACAGATGCTCAAGGATTTCTTTCACTGCAGTACATGATTAGGAATGAAGATGGACAGATCTGTTTTGTGGAATACTATTGTTGCCCTGATGAGAACGTGACTGAAGCAGAACTGTAG